ACAGGTACAACACCCCGCGCGTCAGGCGCCCGAGGTTCGCGATCGCTCGAGCTGCCGTGCGATCGTCCAGGTATTGCAATACGTCGTAACAGACGACCAGGTCGAACGGATCCGCCTGGTGGGTGGCCAGCGAGCCCTGGGTCCAGCCGTAGCGTTTGCAGAGGTATTCGCTGTACTCGAGCCCGGTGTATTGCGCCCGCGGGAAGGCGCGCATCAGCGGCGCGCGCAGCAGGCCGATGCCGCAGCCGGCGTCGAGCATGTGCCGCACCGGCAGGCCGATGTGATCCGCGTACGCGCCGATGAGCTTCGCGCGCGCTTTCATCTCGGCGCGCGAGACCACCGCCGTGCGCGTGTTGAAATAGAACTTCTGGTAGTAGGCTTTATCGAATTTCGCGCTCATGGGCGCGTTTTCGCCATTTCGCGCCGCGTCTGCCTGCGCACCAGCAATCCACCGCCAAATCCGACCAGGCCGATGACGGCCCCGATGCACGGCCCTAACCAGTTGTCGGTGAACGTCGCGATACGCGCCTCGGTGGGCTTGGCTACCTTGTAAGTCAGCGGCACCTGCTCGCCGATCGCGAAACGTTTGCTGGTGGTCGCGAACTGGCCGTCGATCGTCACGATTTCTCCGTTGGCGGTGCGGTAACGCACCCGCGGCGCGTAACGCGTCGAGTTGCCGTCGGGAATCTCGCGGTAACTAACCACTTCGGCCGTGGTGCGCCCGGTATCGCGTGAAAAACTCAATGTGAGCCACGACAGGTAGGCAGCTAACAAGAGGCAGCCGACGCCCAGCGCGAGCAGCAGCCGGGCGGCGAGATCGAGGATGCGAAATGTGAGTTGCACGAGAGAGTTGCGAGCCGGCGTCGGGATACGTAGGCTCAAGTCTATATTGAGTGGGGAACACGATGAGCGAGCCGGAGAAGAAGGGATCACCCTGGCCATGGATCCTGGTGCCGATTGCGGCGTTTGGGCTGTTCTTCGTGCTGCGCCAGTGCCGCCAGAGCATCCCGCCCGCGAATCACGCACCCGCGCCGGCCGTGAGCGCGCCTTCCACCACTGACGTCCCCGCGTCCGAGCCCTCCCCGGCCGAGCCGGATACGGCGCCGGCTTCCGCACCGGCGCCGCAGTAATCCGCTACTGATTCTTGAGCTTGAACACGACGCGCAGGCGGTACCACTGGGGGATTGCCACACCGTCGCGTGTGGCCGGCACCAGCCGCCAGCGGCGCTTTGCCTCTTCGAGCGTGTTGCGGTCGAAGGCTTCGTAGCCGCTGCTCTTGAGGATGCGCGCGTCACCGACACGGCCGTCGGGCTGCACGAAGACTTCCACGTCCACAGACCCCTGCGCGTTTTCGCGGATGAGCTGCGGCGGGTAGTCCGGCTGCGAGAGTGGGCGACGCGGATCGAGGCGCGCGCCGGAAATTTGCGGCTCCACCACCGCCGAGCCTCCCGTCAACGGAAGTTCATCGAGCGGGCGCAGATCGGCGCCGATCGTTTCATTCGGCTGATCGATCGGCACGGGCAGCGGCTCCGGCTGCGGCAATGTGAGCTGCCGCTCGTGGAAAACCGGGTCTGGCATCACCGGCGGTTCGGGCTGATCGACGATGGGCTCATCGAGAAAAGTTGCCGTTATATCGGTGATTTTCGGTAACGGCACGACCCCGAGGCCCCCCGCGATACCAAACAGCAGCGCGACGTGCGCGCCCGCGACCAGACTCATTCGACTCAACGCGCCCAGTGGGCGCCGTTCCGCAGTACGCGCAGCCATGACGACCTCCGCACGGGCCCGTTGTGGGTCCGTTTGAAAGGTGAACGGCGCGCGGGTGTTGAGCGGGGTTAAGCCGGCGCGCGGCGAGTTGACAAAACATGTGCCGGCAACGACGCGGCCAAACTAGTCGGATCTGATCTGCGGAAGCTCGGCGCTCGCCGGTGCGGGGGCCACGGAAATCTCCGGCAATGTTTCGGCGGCAGCGGGTGCGGTTGTGACGGGCGCGAGAATTTCGCCGCCACGATTCCTGCTCACCCACATGCCGATCGCGCCGCCGACCGTGGACATCAATGCGCCGTACATCAGCAAGGACGTGAACAATCCCGCATCGTTGTAGAACCCCGAGATATCGACCGGGATACCCATGAAGCGGAACAGCAGATTCGAGGCGGCGCCGAGCGCGGCGGTGAGCGGCGCCATCGTGAGCGCCAGCAGCAGGCGATGCCGCGCGGCGCTCCGGGCGATCATGAAGGCCGCGAGGCCGGCGACGTTCAGGACCACCGGCAGCAGGATGACGATGAAGGGCATGAACCCGTCGAGGTGCGCGGCGGCGGCGATGACGCCAAACCACGCCAAATGGGCCAAAAACACGGCCGAAAAGCCCGAAATCCAGGGCCTGCTCATATTGTTATCTGGTGGTAGCAAATCGCGCGCCCTTGCGTACCATAGCGCCCCCTCATGAGCCGCCGCCAGCCAAAAGTCGGGTTTGTCAGCCTTGGATGCCCCAAGGCGCTGGTGGACTCCGAACGCATCATCACGCAGCTGCGCGCCGAGGGTTACCAGGTGGCTCCCGACTACGCCACCGCGGACGTGGTCGTGGTGAACACCTGCGGCTTCATCGATTCTGCCGTGGACGAATCGCTCGATGCCATCGGCGAGGCGCTCGAACAGAACGGCAAGGTCATCGTCACCGGTTGCCTGGGTGCGCGGCCGGAACGCATTCTCGAGCGGCATCCGAAGGTGCTCAAGGTCACCGGGCCGCACGCCTATGAAGACGTGTTAGGCGCGGTGCACGAGCATCTGCCACCGAAGCACGATCCATTCATCGACCTGGTGCCGCCGCAGGGCATCCGGCTCACGCCGCGGCACTACGCGTATCTCAAGATCTCCGAGGGCTGCAACAACAAGTGCAGCTTCTGCATCATCCCGTCGATGCGCGGCTTGTTGGTCAGCCGGCCGATCGACGAAGTGCTGCGCGAAGCCGAGAAGCTGGCGCGCGCGGGAGTGCGCGAGATCCTCGTGATCTCGCAGGACACCTCGGCGTATGGCGTGGACATCCGCTACCGCGAAGCCGAATGGCGCGGGCAGAAGTACGAAACGCGTTTTCTCGATCTGGCGCGCGGGCTGGGGGAACTGGGTATCTGGATCCGCATGCACTACGTGTATCCGTATCCGCACGTGGACAACGTGATCCCGTTGATGGCGGAACGAAAGATCCTGCCCTATCTAGACATTCCGTTTCAGCACGGCAGCCCGAGCGTGTTGAAACGTATGAAGCGGCCGGGCCTCGTCGAGAAGACGCTGGATCGCATTCGCGCCTGGCGCGAGACCTGTCCGGATCTGACCCTGCGCAGCACGTTCATCGTGGGATTCCCGGGCGAGACCGAAGGTGAGTTCCAGGAGTTGCTCGACTGGCTGGACGAGGCGCAGCTCGATCGCGTCGGCGCGTTCAAATATTCGCCGGTGGAAGGCGCGGCGGCGAACGACGTGGCACCGCATGTCGACCCCGAGATCCAGGAAGAACGGCTCGCGCGGTTCATGCAGAAGTCGGCGCGGATCAGTTCCGAGCGGCTGGCGGCGAAAGTCGGCCATCGCATGGAAGTGCTGGTGGATGGCGTCGACAAGAATTTTGCGGTCGCGCGCAGCATGGCCGATGCGCCCGAGATCGACGGTGTCGTGCACATCGCCAGGGGCGGCAAACTACCGGTGGGTGAGTTCGTGGACGTCGAGATCACCGGATCGAGCGATCACGATCTCGAGGCGAAGGTCGTGAGCGCCCGCCGGAGCCACTGACCCGTTCTCCTCTACGCGGATCGCCTAACTTTTTGGCGGCCCCGCCGCCGCGCAATAATCCGCCATGGCTCCTGCCAGATGATCGAACATCGTGCGTACGCGCTCGACGTTCTTTTGATCTTCGTGCATGACCACCCAGATCTCGAAGCTCAGCGAAAATTCCTTCGTGAGGACCGGTACCAGATCGCTGTTGCGCCGCGCCAGCGCGTACTGGCATACGCCGAGCCCGACACCTGCGCGGACCGCCGCGAGCTGCGCGGGATCGCTGTCGGTGCGAAACGCAAACAAGTCGCGCGACACCTGCCGCCCGCCGAACTTCAGGCCCTTCGCGTAGACCGGCATGTGGTCGAAGCCGATGACGATGTGACGATGGAGGTCGTCCATCCGCGTCGGCGTGCCGTGACGATCCAGGTACTGGCGATGCGCGTGAAAGCCGAGAAACACGCGGCCGACGCGTTTGGCGAACAGCGCCTGTTGGCGAGGCCGCACCATGCGCACGGCGACATCGGCGTCACGCTTGAGCAGATCGACAGTCTGGTTGGAGAGCGATAGTTCGATCGCGATGCCGGGATGTGCATGCGTGAAGGTGCGCAGCGCCGCTGGCAGCACTTCGATCCCGATTACATCACTCGCACTCACGCGCACCGCACCGCGCATAGCGGCCGAAGCGCCGGTGCTGGCGCGCAGGATGACTGCCGCGGAAGCAGCCATGGCCTCCGCATGGGGCTGCAGATCGAATGCGATGCGGGTCGGCAGCAGGCCGGCCTGGGACCGTGTGAACAACGCCTTGCCGCCAAGCGAGTGCTCGAGCGCCGCGACTTGCCGGCCCACCGTGGGCTGCGTGAGGTGGAGCTCGCGCGCCGCGGCGGAAAGACTGCCATTTCGCAGCACGGACAGGAAGGTCCGGTAGTAATCCCAGGCAGGTTCGATAGTCATTCGGAAATGTATAGCGTTTATGCGTGTTAAGGCAATTCCGTTTGGTTCGCCCGCCGCCAATACTGAGCGCACTTACTCACGGAGCAGCACATGAACGGGAAACCTCTGGCGTTGATCATCGGGATGACGGGTGGCATCGGTGGCGCCACCGGCCGTGCGCTGGCGGCGCGTGGTTTTCGCATCCGGGCGCTGAACCGCGCGGCGACGCCGCGGCATGCCGACGGCGTGGAGTGGGTGCCGGGCGATGCGATGAATGCCGACGACGTTCGCAGGGCGGCCGAGGGCGTGGACGTGATCGTGCATGGGGTCAATCCACCGCACTACCGCAACTGGCGCACCCTTGCGCTGCCGATGCTGGCGAACACCATCGCCGCGGCAAAGGCTGTGGATGCGACGATCGTATTTCCCGGCACCGTGTACAACTACGGGCCGGACGTATTCCCAGTCGTAACCGAGGACTCGCCGCAGAATCCGCGGACTCGCAAGGGTGCAATCCGGGTGGAAATGGAGCAGGCGCTGCACGCGGCGAGCCGCGCCGGCACTCGCGTCTTGATCGTGCGGGCCGGGGACTTCTTCGGTCCCGGCGCGCGCAACAACTGGTTCTCGGAGGGGTTGGCTCGCGACCGATCGCTCGGCCGCGTGGTATATCCGGGGCCGCACGACGTCGGACATGCGTGGGCCTATCTACCTGACATGGCGGAGGCGATCGCACGGCTCGTGGAGCGGCGGGCCGAATTCGATACACTGGAAAGTTTTCACTTCGCGGGTCACTGGCTACCGCGGGGCGTGGCGATGGCGCAGGCGATCTGCGATGTCGCGGCCGTGCCCTATTCGCGCATCAAGCCGTTCCCGTGGCTCGCGGTCGCCGCGCTGCGGCCGTTCGTGCCGGTGTTCAACGAAATGCACGAAATGCGCTATCTATGGCGCGAGCCGCTCGCGCTGGACAATACGAAGCTCGTCGGAGTCCTGGGAGTAGAACCGCACACGGAGCTGCGCGCGGCGGTGCGTGAGACGCTCGAGTCGCTGGGGCAACTAGAGGCGAACGGCCCGCTGGCGCGGCCAGCTTGAGCCGCGCCCGCCGCGCGACGCAGATCAGTTGCGCGAGCTGCGTGGTGGGGTGGATTCCTCGTCGGTCAATTCGGCATCGTCATCGGCGGGAAGCAGATCGGGATGCCCGCGCGCGACGCGCTGGATGATCTCGGCGTCC
This sequence is a window from Pseudomonadota bacterium. Protein-coding genes within it:
- a CDS encoding class I SAM-dependent methyltransferase, whose translation is MSAKFDKAYYQKFYFNTRTAVVSRAEMKARAKLIGAYADHIGLPVRHMLDAGCGIGLLRAPLMRAFPRAQYTGLEYSEYLCKRYGWTQGSLATHQADPFDLVVCYDVLQYLDDRTAARAIANLGRLTRGVLYLSALTARDWRENCDRTRTDRDVFLRDAEWYGARLRRIFRPAGVGFWIRRGAPLTTWEMETAAI
- a CDS encoding DUF3592 domain-containing protein yields the protein MQLTFRILDLAARLLLALGVGCLLLAAYLSWLTLSFSRDTGRTTAEVVSYREIPDGNSTRYAPRVRYRTANGEIVTIDGQFATTSKRFAIGEQVPLTYKVAKPTEARIATFTDNWLGPCIGAVIGLVGFGGGLLVRRQTRREMAKTRP
- a CDS encoding TonB family protein — protein: MAARTAERRPLGALSRMSLVAGAHVALLFGIAGGLGVVPLPKITDITATFLDEPIVDQPEPPVMPDPVFHERQLTLPQPEPLPVPIDQPNETIGADLRPLDELPLTGGSAVVEPQISGARLDPRRPLSQPDYPPQLIRENAQGSVDVEVFVQPDGRVGDARILKSSGYEAFDRNTLEEAKRRWRLVPATRDGVAIPQWYRLRVVFKLKNQ
- the rimO gene encoding 30S ribosomal protein S12 methylthiotransferase RimO; protein product: MSRRQPKVGFVSLGCPKALVDSERIITQLRAEGYQVAPDYATADVVVVNTCGFIDSAVDESLDAIGEALEQNGKVIVTGCLGARPERILERHPKVLKVTGPHAYEDVLGAVHEHLPPKHDPFIDLVPPQGIRLTPRHYAYLKISEGCNNKCSFCIIPSMRGLLVSRPIDEVLREAEKLARAGVREILVISQDTSAYGVDIRYREAEWRGQKYETRFLDLARGLGELGIWIRMHYVYPYPHVDNVIPLMAERKILPYLDIPFQHGSPSVLKRMKRPGLVEKTLDRIRAWRETCPDLTLRSTFIVGFPGETEGEFQELLDWLDEAQLDRVGAFKYSPVEGAAANDVAPHVDPEIQEERLARFMQKSARISSERLAAKVGHRMEVLVDGVDKNFAVARSMADAPEIDGVVHIARGGKLPVGEFVDVEITGSSDHDLEAKVVSARRSH
- a CDS encoding LysR family transcriptional regulator encodes the protein MTIEPAWDYYRTFLSVLRNGSLSAAARELHLTQPTVGRQVAALEHSLGGKALFTRSQAGLLPTRIAFDLQPHAEAMAASAAVILRASTGASAAMRGAVRVSASDVIGIEVLPAALRTFTHAHPGIAIELSLSNQTVDLLKRDADVAVRMVRPRQQALFAKRVGRVFLGFHAHRQYLDRHGTPTRMDDLHRHIVIGFDHMPVYAKGLKFGGRQVSRDLFAFRTDSDPAQLAAVRAGVGLGVCQYALARRNSDLVPVLTKEFSLSFEIWVVMHEDQKNVERVRTMFDHLAGAMADYCAAAGPPKS
- a CDS encoding NAD-dependent epimerase/dehydratase family protein, which encodes MNGKPLALIIGMTGGIGGATGRALAARGFRIRALNRAATPRHADGVEWVPGDAMNADDVRRAAEGVDVIVHGVNPPHYRNWRTLALPMLANTIAAAKAVDATIVFPGTVYNYGPDVFPVVTEDSPQNPRTRKGAIRVEMEQALHAASRAGTRVLIVRAGDFFGPGARNNWFSEGLARDRSLGRVVYPGPHDVGHAWAYLPDMAEAIARLVERRAEFDTLESFHFAGHWLPRGVAMAQAICDVAAVPYSRIKPFPWLAVAALRPFVPVFNEMHEMRYLWREPLALDNTKLVGVLGVEPHTELRAAVRETLESLGQLEANGPLARPA